In Mycoplasmopsis maculosa, one genomic interval encodes:
- a CDS encoding DUF3800 domain-containing protein, which produces MNNTKNYYIYSDESGVFSKNDSFFIITFLVFKSKKSISKSKKLFKNKEDRIKKIKNINPEEELKGFTLSLNLKKSIIKSFNTIDKFFVKIDISKIKEEIIDNKANRRRFLNWVIAVSLKKYFQNEIKKNILSKEDILNIFLNLDNISTKTSGKYTLEESIIRELFWEVYNSDCDITIPPFFKNIGSLTLSYLDSKYSPLIRMVDVLSNYIYVNIKKGNKLDEFLKFYFPF; this is translated from the coding sequence ATGAATAATACTAAAAATTATTATATTTATTCTGATGAATCAGGTGTTTTTAGTAAGAATGATAGTTTTTTTATAATAACTTTTCTAGTTTTTAAATCTAAAAAGTCAATATCTAAATCAAAAAAATTATTTAAAAATAAAGAAGACCGAATAAAAAAAATAAAAAATATTAATCCTGAAGAAGAATTAAAAGGTTTTACTCTATCATTAAATCTTAAAAAAAGTATCATTAAATCATTTAATACTATAGATAAGTTTTTTGTAAAAATTGACATAAGCAAAATAAAGGAAGAAATCATTGATAACAAAGCAAATAGACGAAGATTTTTAAATTGAGTAATAGCTGTTTCTCTTAAAAAATATTTTCAAAATGAAATTAAGAAAAATATTTTGTCCAAAGAAGATATTTTAAATATTTTTTTAAATTTAGATAATATATCAACAAAAACAAGTGGAAAATATACCTTAGAAGAATCAATAATAAGAGAACTTTTTTGAGAAGTTTATAATTCTGATTGTGATATTACAATACCTCCATTTTTTAAAAACATAGGATCGCTTACTCTTTCATATTTAGATTCAAAGTATTCACCTTTAATAAGAATGGTTGACGTGCTATCAAATTATATTTATGTTAATATTAAAAAAGGAAATAAACTAGATGAATTTTTAAAATTTTATTTTCCTTTTTAA